A portion of the Micromonospora vinacea genome contains these proteins:
- a CDS encoding family 43 glycosylhydrolase → MVIEKTAGNRRRGLAAIGLALAIGVGVGQLTPIVPASAEKPVPPAAPGTGPQTPSAKVPLAGVDMAQTYVNPINLPGMAVRNIVGTMPPTDENVANTSQIPASLNLETWTAASGRTLASRSTAGFTRISENSARTGADWSALNVDGTIYLYASGAMQNAPNNNRTVWSTTDYLTWTPHQMNLGLVAPTVVQLGDKFYMAGNNTPVYQADSPTGPWTSMGSFLRPSGQTLSVGDVQFFPDTDGRLYLTYNIGSPIMGAELDPNNPRQLISDPVVLWTFDPRQEWQHIGDNKATYTHGYVEGSQLFKVRDTYYLSVASGGTEFTTYATGVMTSDKPLSGFKVTQQNPIGYGNNHPSAVYPNAGHGSFVLDKSGNLVFFYTYVIAYEEFFERRLGMDICNVIPAGPKRGAIDCELSNTPQLAPGKKISGRDDTGLYNVATNSQAYWASSYAPGRNPYYGSDRSLSTWWEPADSDTAPTYIRGFGTVFHISAAQIQWKELGRTFTKDNAVQYTLEYKDIPTNTWRPLVDRSTNSTAFTADYVTFDRVLTNAVRLKVLGTTETVKVGVHELNVFGENYNLAVEKGMITR, encoded by the coding sequence ATGGTTATCGAGAAGACTGCCGGCAATCGACGTCGAGGTTTAGCGGCGATTGGCCTTGCTCTCGCGATAGGAGTGGGCGTGGGTCAACTGACACCGATCGTGCCGGCCTCGGCGGAGAAACCCGTGCCGCCGGCAGCACCCGGCACCGGACCTCAAACCCCGTCCGCCAAGGTGCCACTGGCCGGCGTCGACATGGCTCAGACATACGTGAACCCGATCAATTTGCCCGGAATGGCCGTGCGCAACATCGTAGGGACGATGCCGCCTACGGACGAGAATGTCGCAAACACTTCGCAAATCCCGGCCAGCTTGAACCTGGAGACGTGGACGGCAGCGTCCGGGCGGACTCTCGCGAGCCGATCCACCGCCGGGTTCACCAGGATTTCCGAGAACTCTGCACGAACCGGGGCGGACTGGTCCGCCCTGAACGTCGACGGGACCATTTATCTCTATGCATCAGGCGCCATGCAGAACGCCCCGAACAACAACCGCACTGTCTGGTCCACCACTGACTACCTCACGTGGACGCCCCATCAGATGAACCTGGGCTTGGTCGCACCAACCGTCGTGCAACTCGGCGACAAGTTCTACATGGCCGGCAACAACACGCCGGTCTATCAAGCGGACTCGCCCACCGGGCCGTGGACCAGCATGGGAAGTTTCCTGCGCCCGAGCGGCCAGACCCTGAGCGTTGGCGACGTGCAATTCTTCCCGGACACGGACGGCCGGCTGTACTTGACGTACAACATCGGCTCGCCGATCATGGGCGCCGAGCTCGACCCGAACAATCCTCGGCAGCTCATCAGCGACCCGGTCGTGCTCTGGACCTTTGACCCGCGCCAGGAGTGGCAGCACATCGGTGACAACAAGGCGACCTACACGCATGGGTACGTGGAGGGTTCGCAGCTGTTCAAGGTGAGGGACACGTACTACCTATCGGTCGCATCCGGTGGCACGGAGTTCACCACGTACGCGACCGGTGTGATGACGTCGGACAAACCGCTATCCGGGTTCAAAGTCACCCAGCAAAACCCGATCGGCTACGGAAACAACCACCCGAGTGCGGTATATCCGAACGCTGGGCACGGCAGTTTCGTACTCGACAAGTCCGGCAACCTGGTGTTCTTCTACACCTATGTCATCGCGTACGAGGAGTTCTTCGAGCGGCGACTGGGGATGGACATCTGCAACGTGATTCCCGCCGGTCCGAAACGGGGAGCAATCGATTGCGAGTTGTCCAACACGCCGCAACTGGCCCCGGGGAAGAAGATCTCGGGCAGGGACGACACCGGACTCTACAATGTGGCCACCAACAGCCAGGCCTACTGGGCAAGCAGCTATGCGCCCGGGCGCAACCCGTACTACGGAAGCGACCGCTCCCTATCCACCTGGTGGGAGCCGGCTGACAGCGATACCGCGCCCACGTACATCAGGGGCTTCGGGACCGTTTTTCACATCTCCGCCGCGCAGATTCAGTGGAAGGAGCTCGGACGCACGTTTACCAAGGACAACGCGGTGCAGTACACGCTGGAGTACAAGGATATCCCCACCAACACGTGGCGGCCCTTGGTCGACAGGAGTACGAACTCCACCGCGTTCACGGCTGACTACGTCACCTTCGACCGGGTGCTGACGAACGCAGTCAGGCTGAAGGTCTTGGGTACGACCGAGACCGTCAAGGTCGGAGTCCACGAACTGAACGTTTTCGGGGAGAACTACAACCTGGCCGTCGAGAAGGGCATGATCACTCGATAG
- a CDS encoding immunoglobulin-like domain-containing protein, which produces MTWQHTVVSVNSSVHLRENPTPIKEDQLRLRQRRPRLGLSRKSRGVAVLALGVLLSVSFAATPSHAAEEQLNEGLVHHFALDETSGTTLVNSGSAGAAANATLVNPEKAALTGEGVRFNPDSYQGARDGAYVALPNDITAGMSNLTVDYDVWVDPANVGEHQMWGFGRKSGSCDVDTGAEGSIFASNTQRFRVAVGPANLQQNRVRMLEGAWTHVTYTQSLNSNGTSWTGMLYLDGVLHATSTDLTTAPSVNAAGTNCNFLGRSQTSGHYSFRGTIRDFRVYDRALSLDETLVLAEKTVSHGVRADAAAIDLGLTSAVVRDVVLPKVGSVAGSAITWSSSDPSVVEVYTPPALASARKVAVTGRITRPAQGQPDATVMLTATVRKGAEQVTTREIPVVVKAEFDDGQAADRDASDLTLDATDDVRGNLDLAARGEFGSTITWRSTTSLVTPTGEVTRPAFGHEDVAATLTATITKGTASRKKSFPVTITAMPRSEEYERYFMGYFKGEGIADGEQIMFATSNGNTALDWTGLTGGRPSLISQLGDQGLRDPHIVRSPDGDTFYMIATDLNWYDQGGYAINDTQYIEVFESHDLVNWTPQRHVKVAPGNAGNAFAPESLWVEEIGAYVVFWAQSLWSDPVNRTGQGNAQMWYATTRDFQTFSAPQVWQDPAPLSRIDTTAIRVGDHYYRVTKNEAGNQGSDIFSEKHTDFLDSNIDNWTLVAPALGRTTWVANQGYEGPVIFKANPGDTSCPGQFYLWGDRYTNGGGYQAACHENVEAPTWNAKAITMTNAGVVRPRHGTVIPLTVREWNDIRGIPNSDVTTTTEVAVEPYASGAQTTTATVTVTAADGFETGGQVRLSIGSWSKLARLSDGAATVTLPTGLPAGARTVKAEYLGFDYLKASVGTASFGVPSGPAAVKVRAKAAPASVVRGGTFRLNVTVGPAGGHKHHAPTPTGEVTVTFGGTVRVVPLADGKAVVELPTADLQPGAYRVHVAYSGNPTYQPHAANYQKLTVRKPHRHP; this is translated from the coding sequence TTGACCTGGCAGCACACCGTAGTTAGCGTTAACAGTTCCGTCCACCTTAGAGAAAACCCCACGCCGATCAAGGAGGATCAGTTGAGACTGCGACAGCGAAGGCCACGTCTCGGGCTGAGTCGCAAGAGTAGAGGTGTCGCGGTCCTGGCACTGGGTGTGCTTCTTTCGGTCTCGTTCGCGGCGACGCCGTCGCACGCTGCCGAGGAGCAGCTCAACGAGGGTCTGGTCCACCACTTCGCCCTCGACGAGACCAGTGGGACGACGTTGGTCAACTCGGGTAGCGCGGGCGCGGCGGCGAACGCCACGCTCGTGAATCCCGAGAAGGCGGCCTTGACCGGCGAAGGAGTCAGGTTCAACCCCGACTCCTACCAGGGCGCCCGCGACGGCGCATACGTGGCACTGCCGAACGACATTACCGCCGGTATGTCCAACCTCACCGTCGACTATGACGTGTGGGTCGACCCAGCAAACGTCGGCGAGCACCAGATGTGGGGCTTTGGCCGTAAGTCCGGGTCGTGCGACGTCGACACCGGCGCCGAGGGCTCCATCTTCGCGTCGAACACGCAGCGGTTCCGGGTCGCGGTGGGTCCGGCGAACCTCCAACAGAACCGGGTCCGCATGCTCGAGGGAGCGTGGACCCATGTCACCTACACCCAGTCACTGAACTCGAACGGCACGAGCTGGACCGGCATGCTCTACCTCGACGGCGTGCTGCACGCGACGTCGACTGACCTGACCACGGCGCCGTCGGTGAACGCTGCGGGGACCAACTGCAACTTCCTCGGTCGCTCGCAGACGTCGGGCCACTACTCGTTCCGCGGAACAATCCGGGACTTCCGCGTGTACGACCGGGCACTGAGTCTCGACGAGACACTCGTCCTGGCGGAGAAGACCGTCTCCCATGGCGTTCGCGCCGACGCCGCGGCCATCGACCTCGGCCTGACCAGTGCGGTCGTACGAGATGTCGTTCTGCCCAAGGTGGGTTCCGTGGCGGGCTCGGCCATCACCTGGAGTAGTTCGGACCCGTCGGTCGTCGAGGTCTACACCCCGCCAGCCCTCGCCAGCGCACGCAAGGTTGCGGTGACCGGCAGGATCACCCGGCCCGCCCAGGGGCAGCCCGACGCGACAGTCATGCTCACGGCGACTGTCCGCAAGGGTGCCGAGCAGGTCACCACACGGGAGATCCCCGTCGTGGTGAAGGCCGAGTTCGACGATGGGCAGGCGGCCGACCGTGACGCCTCCGACCTGACCCTGGACGCTACCGACGACGTACGCGGAAACCTCGACCTCGCTGCCAGGGGCGAGTTCGGATCCACGATCACCTGGAGGTCGACCACAAGCCTCGTCACCCCGACGGGTGAGGTGACCCGCCCGGCCTTCGGCCATGAGGATGTTGCCGCCACCCTGACGGCGACCATCACCAAGGGTACGGCCTCGCGGAAGAAGTCGTTCCCGGTGACCATCACCGCCATGCCACGTTCCGAGGAGTACGAGCGGTACTTCATGGGGTACTTCAAGGGCGAGGGAATTGCCGACGGCGAGCAGATCATGTTCGCCACATCCAACGGAAACACCGCCCTGGACTGGACCGGTCTGACCGGAGGTCGGCCGTCACTCATCTCCCAACTGGGTGACCAGGGGCTTCGTGACCCGCACATCGTCCGCTCACCTGACGGCGACACGTTCTACATGATCGCTACCGACCTGAACTGGTACGACCAGGGTGGATACGCCATCAACGACACCCAGTACATCGAGGTGTTCGAATCACACGACCTTGTGAACTGGACCCCTCAGCGGCACGTGAAGGTCGCGCCCGGCAACGCGGGGAACGCCTTCGCACCAGAGTCGCTGTGGGTCGAGGAAATCGGCGCCTACGTCGTGTTCTGGGCGCAGTCGCTGTGGAGCGACCCCGTGAACCGCACCGGTCAGGGGAACGCGCAGATGTGGTATGCCACGACGCGAGACTTCCAGACGTTCTCCGCTCCCCAGGTCTGGCAGGATCCGGCCCCGCTGTCGCGGATCGACACGACCGCGATCCGGGTCGGTGACCACTACTACCGGGTGACCAAGAACGAGGCTGGCAACCAGGGCTCGGACATCTTCTCGGAGAAACACACCGACTTCCTGGACAGCAACATTGACAACTGGACGTTGGTCGCGCCAGCTCTGGGGCGCACGACGTGGGTCGCCAACCAGGGGTACGAGGGGCCGGTCATCTTCAAGGCGAACCCCGGTGACACCTCCTGCCCCGGCCAGTTCTACCTCTGGGGTGACCGGTACACGAACGGTGGGGGTTACCAGGCCGCGTGTCACGAGAACGTCGAGGCCCCGACCTGGAACGCCAAGGCGATCACGATGACCAACGCGGGTGTCGTCCGTCCGCGTCACGGCACCGTGATCCCGCTGACCGTTCGCGAGTGGAACGATATCCGCGGAATCCCGAACAGCGACGTCACGACCACCACCGAGGTGGCTGTCGAGCCGTACGCGAGCGGCGCCCAGACGACCACGGCCACCGTGACAGTCACGGCAGCTGACGGGTTCGAGACCGGCGGTCAGGTGCGGCTCAGCATCGGCTCGTGGTCGAAGCTCGCCCGCCTGAGCGACGGCGCAGCCACGGTCACGCTGCCGACAGGTCTGCCCGCGGGTGCCCGGACGGTCAAGGCCGAGTACCTCGGCTTCGACTACCTGAAGGCGTCGGTGGGTACGGCATCGTTCGGGGTGCCCTCCGGCCCGGCCGCCGTCAAGGTCCGGGCGAAAGCCGCGCCGGCATCGGTTGTCCGCGGGGGCACGTTCAGATTGAACGTGACTGTTGGACCGGCGGGCGGGCACAAACACCACGCTCCGACCCCGACCGGCGAGGTCACCGTCACCTTCGGCGGCACCGTGCGCGTCGTGCCACTGGCGGACGGTAAGGCCGTCGTCGAACTGCCGACCGCCGATCTGCAGCCCGGGGCCTACCGGGTCCACGTTGCCTACTCCGGCAACCCGACCTACCAGCCCCACGCCGCCAATTACCAGAAGCTGACGGTGCGGAAGCCGCATAGGCACCCCTAG